One genomic window of Conger conger chromosome 7, fConCon1.1, whole genome shotgun sequence includes the following:
- the tmem45b gene encoding transmembrane protein 45B has protein sequence MANFKGHALPGSFFLLFGLWWSVKFPLRRYWRRGRPAQGDRLPQFFNRIDLVEGGLKIFFAFVGIMAEQFVPDGPHAHLYTTDAWVKLMNWQHSTMYLFYGISGVTDVLSASSPAIPLSLDRLGLSLALFVEGFLFYFHLHGRPPLDIHVHSLLLVAVFGGAASTFLEVFLRDQPVLEVLRSSLAILQGSWFYQIGFVLYPLSGPKWDETQHDNMMFITMCYCWHYATALLLVGVNYSLVYACVRRCAGRQGRDMEIGLRKTCSSDSSSQKALLQDSDED, from the exons ATGGCCAACTTCAAGGGTCACGCCCTGCCAGGCAGCTTCTTCCTGCTGTTTGGCCTGTGGTGGTCGGTGAAGTTCCCGCTCCGACGGTACTGGAGGAGGGGTAGGCCTGCACAGGGAGATAGACTCCCGCAGTTCTTCAACCGAATAGACCTTGTGGAGGGGGGACTCAAGATCTTCTTCGCCTTTGTGG GCATCATGGCTGAGCAGTTCGTGCCCGATGGTCCCCACGCCCACCTGTACACCACTGATGCCTGGGTGAAGCTGATGAACTGGCAGCACAGCACCATGTACCTCTTCTACGGGATCTCTGGCGTCACAGACGTCCTCTCCGCTTCGTCTCCGGCCATCCCGCTCAGCCTCGACCGCCTCGGCCTCTCCCTGGCCCTCTTTGTCGAAG GGTTCCTGTTCTACTTCCACCTCCATGGCCGGCCGCCCCTGGACATACACGTGCACTCCCTGCTCCTGGTGGCCGTGTTCGGGGGAGCGGCCAGCACCTTCCTGGAGGTCTTTCTGAGGGACCAGCCAGTGCTGGAGGTGCTGAGGAGCAGCCTGGCCATCCTGCAAGGCAGCTGGTTCTACCAG ATCGGTTTTGTCCTGTATCCGCTCAGCGGGCCGAAGTGGGACGAAACGCAACACGACAACATGATGTTCATCACCATGTGCTACTGCTGGCACTACGCCACGGCTCTGCTCCTCGTCGGTGTTAATTACAGCCTCGTTTACGC CTGTGTACGTAGGTGTGCAGGGAGGCAGGGCAGGGACATGGAGATTGGACTACGGAAGACCTGCTCCTCGGACTCCAGCTCCCAGAAGGCTTTGCTCCAGGACTCTGACGAGGACTAG